A genome region from Solanum pennellii chromosome 12, SPENNV200 includes the following:
- the LOC107005684 gene encoding uncharacterized protein LOC107005684 translates to MATLVPEVENRACINGCNNDLTNFDHSQIDCSLLMSLLDDSQGVDDIDHDNERLSSVIRSLEAEIDDQHLINVDHDSFQNTHQGSTTNDEDWQSWESDQSQSQSQNLFESSCLDLNWMDIEMDIAPSNTISDDMMNFWYMDNSYGQDHDVYEYGYGTFPLEENDHNSSALTTQA, encoded by the coding sequence ATGGCAACTTTGGTACCTGAGGTTGAGAATAGGGCATGTATCAATGGGTGCAATAATGATTTGACCAATTTTGATCACTCTCAAATAGATTGCTCCCTTCTCATGTCATTGCTTGATGATTCGCAAGGCGTAGACGATATTGATCATGATAATGAGAGATTATCGAGTGTGATTAGATCTCTcgaggctgaaattgatgatcaACACCTGATAAACGTTGATCACGATTCATTTCAGAATACTCATCAAGGGAGTACTACCAACGATGAAGATTGGCAGTCGTGGGAATCTGATCAAAGTCAAAGTCAAAGTCAAAATTTATTCGAATCGAGCTGTCTTGATTTGAATTGGATGGATATAGAGATGGATATTGCTCCTTCTAATACCATTAGTGATGACATGATGAACTTTTGGTACATGGACAATAGTTATGGACAAGATCATGATGTGTATGAATATGGTTATGGTACTTTTCCCTTAGAGGAAAATGATCACAATTCATCAGCTTTAACAACACAAGCCTAA